One window of Ziziphus jujuba cultivar Dongzao chromosome 5, ASM3175591v1 genomic DNA carries:
- the LOC107421682 gene encoding protein MITOFERRINLIKE 1, chloroplastic: protein METRISASLGLPSPNPNHHSNSLHFTNLFTHFTNPQTTQNAQNSISLLPFASASASASASTTPKSPNWLKPTSRDSPKVKSLLKNLTVFERALIGAGGGGIAGAFTYVCLHPLDTIKTKMQTKGASEIYRNAFDAVVKTFQTKGILGFYSGVSAVIVGSTASSAVYFGTCEFGKSILSKFPNYPSVLIPPTAGAMGNIISSAIMVPKELITQRMQAGAKGRSWQVLLSILQKDGVLGLYAGYSATLLRNLPAGVLSYSSFEYLKAAVLSSTKRSNLEPIQSVFCGALAGAISASITTPLDVVKTRLMTQAHVEAVSRVSAAMYSGVSTTVKQILKEEGWVGFTRGMGPRVLHSACFSALGYFAFETARLAILNQYIKHKELQELSFVAS from the coding sequence ATGGAGACCAGAATCTCTGCCTCTCTCGGCCTCCCTTCCCCAAACCCAAACCACCATTCAAATTCCCTCCATTTTACAAACCTCTTCACCCACTTCACCAATCCCCAAACCACCCAAAATGCGCAGAACTCCATTTCTCTCCTCCCCTTTGCCTCGGCCTCAGCCTCAGCCTCAGCCTCCACGACTCCCAAGTCCCCGAATTGGCTCAAACCCACGTCACGAGACAGCCCCAAAGTCAAATCTCTCCTCAAGAACCTAACCGTCTTCGAGCGGGCGCTCATCGGCGCCGGTGGAGGAGGAATCGCCGGAGCTTTCACCTACGTCTGTCTGCACCCGCTCGACACCATCAAAACCAAGATGCAGACCAAAGGAGCCTCCGAGATTTACCGGAACGCTTTCGACGCCGTGGTCAAGACCTTCCAGACCAAAGGGATCCTAGGGTTTTACAGCGGCGTATCGGCGGTGATCGTCGGCTCCACCGCTTCTTCCGCCGTGTATTTTGGTACCTGCGAGTTCGGCAAATCGATCCTATCTAAATTCCCGAATTACCCATCTGTCCTCATACCTCCGACCGCCGGAGCGATGGGGAATATAATCTCGTCGGCGATAATGGTCCCGAAGGAATTGATCACCCAGAGAATGCAAGCTGGTGCGAAAGGAAGATCTTGGCAGGTCTTGCTGAGCATTTTGCAGAAAGATGGAGTTCTGGGTCTCTACGCGGGCTACTCGGCGACACTGCTGAGGAATTTGCCTGCTGGGGTTTTGAGCTATTCCTCGTTTGAGTATCTGAAAGCTGCCGTGTTGAGCAGCACGAAGCGGAGCAATCTGGAGCCAATTCAGAGCGTGTTCTGTGGGGCTTTGGCGGGTGCAATTTCGGCTTCCATTACGACGCCGCTTGATGTTGTGAAGACGAGGTTGATGACTCAGGCTCATGTGGAAGCCGTTAGTAGAGTCTCTGCTGCTATGTACAGTGGGGTTTCGACTACTGTGAAGCAGATTTTGAAAGAAGAAGGGTGGGTTGGGTTCACACGTGGAATGGGTCCTAGAGTTCTTCACAGTGCTTGTTTTTCTGCTCTGGGTTACTTTGCATTTGAGACCGCTAGGCTTGCGATATTGAATCAGTACATCAAGCACAAGGAATTGCAAGAACTCTCTTTTGTTGCTTCATGA